Proteins from a genomic interval of Xiphophorus maculatus strain JP 163 A chromosome 7, X_maculatus-5.0-male, whole genome shotgun sequence:
- the fam126b gene encoding protein FAM126B isoform X2, translating to MLGSERGVVEEWLSEFKSLPETHIPSYAGSLHLKKSLVPALYRVIQDPNNELLEPVCHQLFELYRSSEDRLRRFTLQFLPELVWVYLRITASRDRQSNGCIEALLLGIYNLEIVDKDGNSKLLSFTIPSLSKPSIYHEPSSLGSMALTEGALCQHDLIRVVYSGLHPQRETFTAQNRFEVLCFLMLCYNSAVVYMPLSSYQAVCRMSSRVCVCGFPRQQQKLWREPCNRVLLDPEFMVQMLTAVYHAIYNGEWEMGREALEDIVYRAQLELYSQPLLLGNAMNNSLPESAPEAPRGRKVLQVEVTPTISRISISAITTASIRRHRWKREDADGMSGGEDSFNINDPDEGFSSGASNSSQPSGTKSGGVGPRGGSLNSSSSSIKKAITARLSRDKEKEKEREREREAEKQAEKCVDQQATPPRPRQRQQSPPGSIKLDAIHLSPIKKHLSFPAGHPLVRTGSTSSSKSFDCMNLNLNGRENEREEAAGGFDKETGPLLGGSHRHSTVSLQEEHLNRPEEAQALLSPGAPLTKQSRSPSFNMQIISQV from the exons TCCTTACCAGAAACCCACATCCCCAGCTACGCTGGCAGCCTTCATCTAAAGAAGTCTCTGGTACCGGCGCTGTACAGAGTCATCCAGGACCCCAACAATGAG CTGCTGGAACCTGTGTGCCACCAGCTGTTTGAGCTGTACCGGAGCTCTGAAGACCGCCTGCGACGTTTCACCCTGCAGTTCCTGCCTGAACTCGTGTGGGTTTATCTGCGCATCACTGCCAGCAGGGATCGCCAGAGCAATGGCTGCATTGAGGCCCTCCTCTTGGGTATCTACAACCTG GAAATTGTTGACAAAGATGGAAACAGCAAACTTCTTTCCTTCACAATCCCATCTCTGTCGAAACCATCTATATATCATGAG cCTTCTAGCCTGGGGTCCATGGCTCTGACTGAGGGAGCGCTGTGTCAGCATGACCTGATCAGAGTAGTTTACAGTGGCCTCCATCCTCAGAGAGAAACCTTCACTGCACAGAACAG GTTTGAGGTCTTGTGTTTCCTTATGCTCTGCTACAACTCTGCTGTGGTCTACATGCCCCTTTCCTCCTATCAGGCCGTCTGCAGGATGAGCTCACG ggtgtgtgtgtgtggcttccCTCGACAACAACAAAAGCTCTGGAGAGAACCTTGCAACCGTGTCCTGCTGGACCCTGAGTTCATGGTGCAGATGCTCACTGCCGTTTACCACGCTAT ATACAATGGAGAGTGGGAGATGGGGCGAGAAGCTCTGGAGGACATTGTCTACAGGGCCCAGCTGGAGCTTTATTCACAGCCTCTCCTG CTGGGGAACGCCATGAACAACTCTCTGCCAGAAAGCGCTCCTGAAGCGCCGCGGGGACGCAAGGTGCTTCAGGTGGAGGTGACCCCCACCATCAGCCGTATATCTATCTCGGCAATCACTACAGCTTCCATACGGCGCCACCGCTGGAAGAGAGAGG ATGCTGACGGCATGAGCGGTGGGGAGGATTCCTTCAACATCAACGATCCGGATGAAGGTTTCTCCTCTGGGGCTTCCAACAGCAGCCAGCCCAGCGGCACCAAGAGCGGCGGTGTGGGGCCGAGGGGCGGCAGCCTGaacagcagcagtagcagcatcAAGAAAGCCATCACAGCTCGCCTGTCCAGGGacaaggagaaggagaaggagcgagagagggagagggaggcAGAGAAACAGGCGGAAAAGTGTGTGGATCAGCAGGCCACGCCGCCGAGGCCCCGCCAAAGGCAGCAGTCCCCCCCAGGCAGCATTAAGCTGGACGCCATCCACCTGAGCCCCATTAAGAAGCACCTGAGCTTCCCTGCAGGGCACCCCCTGGTGCGGACTGGCAGCACCTCCTCCAGCAAATCCTTCGACTGCATGAACCTGAACTTGAATGGACGCGAGAATGAGCGAGAGGAGGCGGCAGGCGGCTTTGACAAGGAAACGGGGCCTTTACTGGGGGGCTCCCACCGCCACTCCACTGTCAGCCTGCAGGAGGAACACCTAAACCGGCCGGAGGAGGCCCAGGCCCTCCTGTCCCCTGGAGCTCCTCTTACTAAGCAGTCGCGCTCTCCCAGCTTCAACATGCAGATCATATCACAGGTCTAA
- the fam126b gene encoding protein FAM126B isoform X1, translated as MLGSERGVVEEWLSEFKSLPETHIPSYAGSLHLKKSLVPALYRVIQDPNNELLEPVCHQLFELYRSSEDRLRRFTLQFLPELVWVYLRITASRDRQSNGCIEALLLGIYNLEIVDKDGNSKLLSFTIPSLSKPSIYHEPSSLGSMALTEGALCQHDLIRVVYSGLHPQRETFTAQNRFEVLCFLMLCYNSAVVYMPLSSYQAVCRMSSRVCVCGFPRQQQKLWREPCNRVLLDPEFMVQMLTAVYHAIYNGEWEMGREALEDIVYRAQLELYSQPLLLGNAMNNSLPESAPEAPRGRKVLQVEVTPTISRISISAITTASIRRHRWKREDCFDYSSDAELSLTISPPSLVQLHHRHLHDPPREPAAKEDRGGRHHSHHSSSIIPPITLEDADGMSGGEDSFNINDPDEGFSSGASNSSQPSGTKSGGVGPRGGSLNSSSSSIKKAITARLSRDKEKEKEREREREAEKQAEKCVDQQATPPRPRQRQQSPPGSIKLDAIHLSPIKKHLSFPAGHPLVRTGSTSSSKSFDCMNLNLNGRENEREEAAGGFDKETGPLLGGSHRHSTVSLQEEHLNRPEEAQALLSPGAPLTKQSRSPSFNMQIISQV; from the exons TCCTTACCAGAAACCCACATCCCCAGCTACGCTGGCAGCCTTCATCTAAAGAAGTCTCTGGTACCGGCGCTGTACAGAGTCATCCAGGACCCCAACAATGAG CTGCTGGAACCTGTGTGCCACCAGCTGTTTGAGCTGTACCGGAGCTCTGAAGACCGCCTGCGACGTTTCACCCTGCAGTTCCTGCCTGAACTCGTGTGGGTTTATCTGCGCATCACTGCCAGCAGGGATCGCCAGAGCAATGGCTGCATTGAGGCCCTCCTCTTGGGTATCTACAACCTG GAAATTGTTGACAAAGATGGAAACAGCAAACTTCTTTCCTTCACAATCCCATCTCTGTCGAAACCATCTATATATCATGAG cCTTCTAGCCTGGGGTCCATGGCTCTGACTGAGGGAGCGCTGTGTCAGCATGACCTGATCAGAGTAGTTTACAGTGGCCTCCATCCTCAGAGAGAAACCTTCACTGCACAGAACAG GTTTGAGGTCTTGTGTTTCCTTATGCTCTGCTACAACTCTGCTGTGGTCTACATGCCCCTTTCCTCCTATCAGGCCGTCTGCAGGATGAGCTCACG ggtgtgtgtgtgtggcttccCTCGACAACAACAAAAGCTCTGGAGAGAACCTTGCAACCGTGTCCTGCTGGACCCTGAGTTCATGGTGCAGATGCTCACTGCCGTTTACCACGCTAT ATACAATGGAGAGTGGGAGATGGGGCGAGAAGCTCTGGAGGACATTGTCTACAGGGCCCAGCTGGAGCTTTATTCACAGCCTCTCCTG CTGGGGAACGCCATGAACAACTCTCTGCCAGAAAGCGCTCCTGAAGCGCCGCGGGGACGCAAGGTGCTTCAGGTGGAGGTGACCCCCACCATCAGCCGTATATCTATCTCGGCAATCACTACAGCTTCCATACGGCGCCACCGCTGGAAGAGAGAGG ATTGTTTTGACTACTCAAGCGATGCAGAGTTGAGCCTCACCATCAGTCCTCCTAGCCTCGTCCAGCTCCACCACCGCCACCTCCACGACCCCCCCAGGGAACCTGCAGCTAAAGAGGATAGAGGAGGGCGGCATCACAGCcaccacagcagcagcatcattcCCCCCATCACACTCGAGG ATGCTGACGGCATGAGCGGTGGGGAGGATTCCTTCAACATCAACGATCCGGATGAAGGTTTCTCCTCTGGGGCTTCCAACAGCAGCCAGCCCAGCGGCACCAAGAGCGGCGGTGTGGGGCCGAGGGGCGGCAGCCTGaacagcagcagtagcagcatcAAGAAAGCCATCACAGCTCGCCTGTCCAGGGacaaggagaaggagaaggagcgagagagggagagggaggcAGAGAAACAGGCGGAAAAGTGTGTGGATCAGCAGGCCACGCCGCCGAGGCCCCGCCAAAGGCAGCAGTCCCCCCCAGGCAGCATTAAGCTGGACGCCATCCACCTGAGCCCCATTAAGAAGCACCTGAGCTTCCCTGCAGGGCACCCCCTGGTGCGGACTGGCAGCACCTCCTCCAGCAAATCCTTCGACTGCATGAACCTGAACTTGAATGGACGCGAGAATGAGCGAGAGGAGGCGGCAGGCGGCTTTGACAAGGAAACGGGGCCTTTACTGGGGGGCTCCCACCGCCACTCCACTGTCAGCCTGCAGGAGGAACACCTAAACCGGCCGGAGGAGGCCCAGGCCCTCCTGTCCCCTGGAGCTCCTCTTACTAAGCAGTCGCGCTCTCCCAGCTTCAACATGCAGATCATATCACAGGTCTAA